Part of the Actinomycetota bacterium genome is shown below.
GTCAGCGTGCCCTTCTGGCCGACACGCATCTCGTCTTGGAACCAGACCTCGATTGGGGTGCCGGGCGCCAAGCCGGCCACGATCTCCCTCACGCGGGCCGGGAAGTTTGCTGAAAGGCGGTCTGCGCCGCCGGGTCGGCGTCGCCGTGGCGGGGGCGCGGCACCAGGGCCGACAGGTGCAACTCGTCCAGCAGCCGGTAGGCGCTCGACAGCGCCAGCTGGACCCCGAACCGGCGCTCGACCATGGCCCGCACGTCGCCCCCGCGCCAAGCCACCACGCCATCCCGCTCGATATCGGGGCCGGCCAGCATCCACGCCTTGACCTCGGCCCGCTGCTCGGCATCGAGCTTG
Proteins encoded:
- a CDS encoding winged helix-turn-helix domain-containing protein, which produces KLDAEQRAEVKAWMLAGPDIERDGVVAWRGGDVRAMVERRFGVQLALSSAYRLLDELHLSALVPRPRHGDADPAAQTAFQQTSRPA